From a single Oceanobacillus kimchii X50 genomic region:
- a CDS encoding C-terminal binding protein: MLKKKVLITDCDHGNVDVEKETLEKEGISFELEQCNTEDDLISKGKGYEVFINQYAPITRRVIENLPDLKLVVRYGVGVDNVDTDAATEHGVQVCNVPDYGMNEVADQALAMMLNFTRSISLMNSYVRKGIWDYQKSVPLYRHSEQTVGVIGVGRIGSSFAKKVKSLGCRVVAYDTKYLDNKSKKSPEYIDEFLSLDELLEQADVVSIHCPLDKARNLIDEKELLKMKPTAYLINVSRGGIINEKALNKALTNHWIAGAAVDVAENEPLQPESALLEHDNFICTPHMGWYSEQAALELKRKVAEESIRYMNGDQVHYPINFKNEKESIQ; the protein is encoded by the coding sequence ATGTTAAAGAAGAAGGTTTTAATAACTGATTGCGATCATGGAAATGTAGATGTTGAAAAAGAAACACTCGAAAAAGAAGGGATTTCTTTTGAATTGGAACAGTGTAATACAGAAGACGATTTAATTTCAAAAGGTAAGGGTTATGAAGTATTTATTAATCAGTATGCACCAATCACAAGGAGAGTTATAGAAAACTTACCTGATCTAAAACTAGTTGTCCGATATGGTGTTGGTGTGGATAACGTTGATACAGATGCAGCAACTGAACATGGTGTTCAGGTATGTAATGTTCCGGATTATGGAATGAATGAAGTAGCTGATCAAGCATTAGCGATGATGTTGAATTTTACTAGAAGTATATCTCTAATGAATAGTTATGTTCGTAAGGGGATTTGGGATTATCAAAAAAGTGTGCCTCTATACCGGCATAGTGAACAAACAGTAGGGGTTATCGGAGTTGGTAGAATCGGTAGTTCTTTTGCAAAGAAAGTAAAATCTTTAGGTTGCAGAGTCGTGGCTTACGATACGAAGTATTTAGACAATAAATCTAAAAAATCACCCGAATATATTGATGAATTCTTGTCATTAGATGAACTATTAGAGCAAGCCGATGTTGTTTCAATCCACTGTCCTTTAGATAAAGCACGCAATCTAATAGATGAAAAAGAGTTACTTAAAATGAAGCCAACAGCCTATTTAATCAACGTCTCTAGAGGTGGAATTATTAATGAAAAAGCTCTAAACAAGGCATTAACTAATCATTGGATCGCTGGGGCCGCAGTAGATGTTGCGGAGAACGAACCACTACAACCAGAATCAGCGTTACTAGAACATGATAATTTTATTTGTACACCTCATATGGGATGGTATTCAGAGCAAGCAGCATTAGAACTAAAAAGAAAAGTTGCAGAGGAATCTATTCGATATATGAATGGAGATCAAGTACATTACCCAATTAATTTCAAAAACGAAAAGGAGAGTATTCAATGA
- a CDS encoding TRAP transporter substrate-binding protein, giving the protein MRKLRKSFLMVVLLTSTIMLAACGSDDATADGESGDTKLLKVAFNQPESHPQFKAMEAFGEKLNELTDGQYEVEVSPNELLGAQRETIELVQSGTIDMSIVGGSLMENFNEDFSVFNLPYVFDSVEHQMSVVNNQEIVGDLYKSVEEDGMTVLGAFHGGVRNVYNNKQPIHTPEDMEALKIRVMESDTNVKMMELMGGVGTPMGQGEVYTAIQSGVLDGGENNELVYNDLKHGEVASYYSYTQHLMVPDYLIINSNLFNGMSDEHKEIFREELSKAIDMEVDQFDEDVQAAKKEAEEQGSEFNDVDISVFQKEVEPLIQEKLTAETAKELYEEVRTAVE; this is encoded by the coding sequence ATGAGGAAACTTAGAAAATCATTCTTAATGGTAGTTCTACTAACTTCTACTATCATGCTAGCTGCTTGTGGAAGTGATGATGCAACAGCAGATGGAGAAAGTGGAGACACAAAATTATTAAAGGTAGCATTTAATCAACCTGAAAGTCACCCACAATTTAAAGCGATGGAAGCTTTTGGCGAGAAGTTAAATGAATTAACGGATGGTCAATACGAAGTGGAGGTTTCTCCGAATGAGCTATTAGGTGCCCAAAGAGAGACAATTGAACTTGTTCAATCAGGGACAATAGACATGTCCATTGTCGGCGGAAGTTTGATGGAAAACTTTAACGAGGATTTTTCCGTATTTAATCTGCCATATGTATTTGATTCAGTAGAACATCAAATGTCTGTGGTTAACAACCAGGAAATTGTAGGTGACTTATATAAATCAGTCGAGGAAGACGGTATGACAGTTTTAGGTGCTTTTCATGGAGGAGTACGTAATGTTTATAATAATAAACAGCCTATACATACGCCAGAAGATATGGAAGCATTAAAAATTCGTGTTATGGAAAGTGATACAAACGTTAAAATGATGGAGTTAATGGGAGGAGTAGGTACTCCGATGGGGCAAGGTGAAGTGTATACAGCTATTCAATCAGGAGTTCTAGACGGTGGAGAAAATAACGAACTAGTCTATAATGACCTGAAACATGGAGAAGTAGCCTCTTACTATAGCTATACGCAACACTTGATGGTTCCAGATTATCTAATTATTAATTCAAATCTATTCAATGGGATGAGTGATGAACACAAAGAAATATTTAGAGAAGAATTATCTAAAGCAATCGATATGGAAGTAGATCAATTTGATGAGGATGTACAAGCTGCTAAAAAAGAAGCGGAAGAACAAGGTTCTGAATTTAACGATGTAGATATTTCTGTCTTTCAAAAAGAAGTAGAGCCTTTAATCCAAGAAAAATTGACTGCTGAAACTGCTAAAGAGTTATATGAGGAAGTAAGAACAGCAGTTGAATAG
- a CDS encoding zinc-dependent alcohol dehydrogenase: MDTVIYAGPKNILFQKNQNPTLTKGWAIIKTSYAGICGSDLSIFAGVHPRAEAPLVMGHEFSGTIEEGHPTLKKGTRVTVNPLLRCGECHPCRNGYSHVCENLKLVGIDCDGGMGEYVKVPIHSIVPLKDNISMKLGALIEPVAVAVHAIRQGNYISGDSVVIFGAGTIGLCVALTLRSYGAKKLIIVEPNKLRIEKAKELGFQTIDPLSDSITEKILEETGNVGVDYVFDCAGHPSVVEAITDVVKVRGNIIVVAMYKQPPILDMRQGMFKELIIKFVRVYTDKDFQIAIDLVGDHKEYEEIITHVLQPEEAEKGFELLTRQTDAVKVMYEFNRRQL, from the coding sequence ATGGATACAGTAATTTATGCTGGACCAAAGAATATTTTATTTCAGAAAAATCAAAACCCAACTCTAACCAAGGGTTGGGCAATTATAAAAACTTCATATGCTGGGATTTGTGGAAGTGATTTAAGTATATTTGCAGGCGTACATCCACGTGCAGAAGCCCCTTTAGTTATGGGACATGAGTTCTCGGGTACCATTGAAGAAGGTCACCCAACTTTAAAGAAGGGAACTAGGGTAACGGTTAATCCTTTATTGCGCTGTGGTGAATGTCATCCATGTCGAAATGGCTATAGCCATGTATGTGAGAACTTAAAGCTAGTTGGTATTGATTGTGATGGTGGAATGGGGGAGTATGTGAAAGTTCCTATACATAGCATCGTACCGTTGAAAGATAACATTTCAATGAAATTAGGTGCGCTAATTGAACCTGTTGCAGTTGCTGTGCATGCGATAAGACAAGGTAATTATATATCTGGTGATAGTGTAGTAATATTCGGAGCAGGAACCATAGGTCTTTGTGTAGCTTTAACTTTAAGATCTTATGGAGCAAAGAAGTTAATAATTGTTGAACCGAATAAATTACGTATAGAGAAGGCGAAAGAACTTGGTTTTCAAACGATTGATCCATTATCTGATAGTATAACGGAAAAAATATTAGAAGAAACCGGTAATGTTGGTGTAGATTATGTCTTTGATTGTGCGGGGCATCCTTCTGTAGTCGAAGCTATTACAGATGTTGTAAAAGTAAGGGGCAATATAATTGTTGTAGCTATGTATAAGCAACCCCCCATTCTTGATATGAGACAAGGAATGTTTAAAGAATTAATTATTAAATTTGTGCGAGTATATACAGATAAAGATTTTCAAATAGCGATTGACTTAGTAGGCGATCATAAGGAGTATGAAGAAATAATAACGCATGTCCTACAACCAGAAGAAGCCGAGAAAGGCTTTGAGTTATTAACAAGGCAAACAGATGCAGTGAAAGTAATGTATGAATTCAATAGGAGGCAATTGTAG
- a CDS encoding SDR family NAD(P)-dependent oxidoreductase, producing the protein MIKQKYTAITGASSGIGYAAAKKFANRGKNIIIIARRETLLHQLKDEILEDHPEVDVVIKVADLSNATEVIQLYKSLKQYHIETWINNAGFGIHTLMKDENIERAQNMLHLNIEALTILSTLYVQDYANVEGTQLINISSTAGYNMAPTAVIYSATKFYVSSFTENLALELRENGAKMQAKVLAPAATESEFAKIANSDKDFDMDQAFDKYHTSEEMADFLLQLYDSDKIVGSVVSEDYSFELTDNKFPYLG; encoded by the coding sequence ATTATTAAGCAAAAATATACAGCCATAACGGGAGCAAGTTCAGGAATTGGTTATGCAGCTGCCAAAAAATTTGCAAACCGAGGAAAAAATATAATCATTATAGCCCGCCGTGAAACGTTATTACATCAATTAAAGGATGAAATTTTGGAGGATCATCCTGAAGTCGATGTAGTGATTAAAGTCGCTGACTTATCTAATGCAACGGAAGTTATTCAGCTATATAAATCCTTAAAGCAATACCACATTGAAACATGGATTAATAATGCTGGGTTTGGTATTCATACACTGATGAAAGATGAAAATATCGAACGAGCACAAAATATGCTTCACTTGAATATCGAAGCGTTAACGATACTATCTACTCTTTATGTTCAAGATTATGCTAATGTAGAAGGAACGCAATTAATTAACATTTCCTCAACAGCGGGTTATAATATGGCTCCAACTGCGGTCATATATAGTGCTACGAAATTTTACGTTAGTTCCTTTACGGAAAACCTTGCCCTTGAGTTAAGAGAAAATGGTGCGAAAATGCAAGCTAAAGTATTAGCTCCTGCCGCAACAGAATCTGAATTTGCCAAAATTGCTAATAGCGATAAAGATTTTGATATGGACCAGGCATTTGATAAATATCATACCAGTGAAGAAATGGCTGATTTTTTGCTTCAACTATATGATAGTGACAAAATCGTAGGATCTGTTGTCTCGGAAGATTACTCATTTGAGTTAACGGATAATAAATTTCCGTATCTTGGTTGA
- a CDS encoding TRAP transporter small permease, with the protein MEAVKKALDKTLAVICIGLFGFLVLLVTWQVFTRFILNNPSVFSEELAKYCFVWLVLFGAAFVFGERGHMAVEFIKNKFPTKVKLMIEILIEVITILFALTVLLIGGYLAVDVAWNQLSASLQIPVGYLYAGIPISGLFIVFYCIYNITNIIKNNKTIEQL; encoded by the coding sequence ATGGAAGCAGTAAAAAAAGCTTTAGATAAAACGCTTGCAGTCATTTGCATTGGATTATTTGGTTTTTTAGTATTGCTAGTTACTTGGCAAGTATTTACTCGGTTTATTTTGAATAACCCTAGTGTTTTCTCAGAAGAGTTAGCAAAATATTGTTTTGTATGGTTAGTTTTATTTGGTGCTGCATTTGTCTTTGGTGAAAGAGGTCATATGGCTGTTGAATTTATAAAGAATAAATTTCCGACTAAGGTTAAATTGATGATTGAGATTCTAATAGAAGTTATCACGATTCTATTTGCATTAACTGTACTCCTGATAGGGGGATATTTAGCTGTAGATGTAGCATGGAATCAGCTTTCTGCTTCACTACAAATACCGGTAGGATATTTATACGCAGGCATACCGATTAGTGGTTTATTTATTGTATTTTATTGTATATATAATATCACTAATATAATTAAGAACAACAAAACCATAGAACAGCTTTAG
- a CDS encoding TRAP transporter large permease, which translates to MDIAVQAGLILLVGIVFLLIIGVPIAISVGVSSVLAMFTILEFDNGLLTSAQRMFTGINSFTLLAIPFFVLAGVIMNNGGIASRLINCAKILSGKMPGSLAHTNILANMLFGSISGSAVAAAAAVGSTMGEQQEKEGYKREFSAAVNIGSAPTGMLIPPSNIMIVFSLVSGGTSIAALFLAGYVPGLLWGIACILVALIIAKKRGYKSQIKISWKQKLLVILDALPSLLLIVIVIGGIVGGVFTATEGSAIAVVYSLLLSFVYRSIKIRDLPNILLEATRTTSIVVFLIGVSTIMSWVMSFTNIPGLIADLLLSISDNMIIILLIMNIVLLIIGTFMDPTPAVLIFTPIFLPIALDLGMDPIHFGIMMVLNLSIGTITPPVGPVLFVGARVAKLPIENVIKPLAPFFLVTIVLLLLVTFVPAISLSIPKLFGVLD; encoded by the coding sequence ATGGATATAGCTGTTCAAGCAGGATTAATTCTCCTAGTGGGTATTGTGTTTCTACTCATTATAGGGGTACCAATAGCAATTAGTGTAGGAGTAAGTTCTGTTCTTGCTATGTTTACAATACTAGAGTTTGATAATGGTCTTCTCACATCGGCACAACGAATGTTCACTGGTATTAATTCATTTACGTTGCTAGCAATCCCGTTCTTTGTGTTAGCAGGAGTAATTATGAATAATGGAGGCATAGCATCGAGATTAATCAATTGTGCGAAAATTTTAAGTGGAAAAATGCCTGGATCATTAGCGCATACAAATATTTTAGCTAATATGTTATTCGGTTCTATTAGTGGATCTGCTGTAGCTGCAGCTGCTGCAGTCGGAAGTACGATGGGAGAGCAACAAGAAAAGGAAGGGTATAAAAGAGAGTTTAGTGCAGCTGTAAATATAGGCTCAGCCCCAACAGGTATGCTCATACCACCTAGCAATATAATGATTGTCTTCTCACTTGTAAGTGGTGGTACTTCTATAGCGGCTTTATTTTTAGCCGGATACGTACCTGGACTATTGTGGGGGATTGCTTGTATTCTTGTAGCCCTCATTATTGCTAAGAAGAGAGGTTATAAAAGCCAAATAAAAATAAGTTGGAAACAAAAATTATTAGTGATATTGGATGCGTTACCAAGCCTCTTGCTTATTGTAATAGTAATTGGAGGTATAGTAGGCGGGGTGTTCACAGCCACGGAAGGATCGGCTATAGCAGTAGTTTATTCCTTACTATTATCATTTGTTTATCGGTCAATTAAGATAAGAGATTTACCAAACATTTTATTAGAAGCTACTAGAACAACTTCAATTGTGGTGTTTTTAATAGGTGTTTCTACCATTATGTCTTGGGTAATGTCTTTTACAAACATTCCAGGACTAATAGCAGATCTATTACTTTCCATTTCGGATAACATGATTATTATTTTATTAATCATGAATATCGTTTTACTTATAATTGGTACCTTTATGGATCCGACACCGGCAGTACTTATTTTTACACCCATTTTTTTACCTATCGCATTAGATTTAGGAATGGATCCAATCCATTTTGGGATTATGATGGTACTAAATTTAAGTATTGGAACAATTACTCCTCCTGTTGGACCAGTTCTATTTGTTGGAGCTAGAGTTGCTAAATTACCTATAGAAAATGTTATTAAGCCATTAGCACCATTCTTTCTTGTGACGATTGTCTTATTATTATTGGTTACTTTTGTTCCAGCTATATCTCTTTCTATTCCTAAATTATTTGGGGTATTAGATTAG
- a CDS encoding glucose 1-dehydrogenase, whose amino-acid sequence MNELFDLTGKVAVITGGNRGIGKSIASGLASAGANIVIIARNVGEDVLHEIRKEGVDVIGINFDLSNFQEYETVVQKVIAEFGKADILVNNAGVQIRHPSVEFPKNDWDAVIDINTNAVFFLCQAFGKHMLERKSGKIINLASMLSYEGGYLVPAYAASKGAVKQFTQSLSNEWAEFGINVNCIAPGYFETDMNTAIIEDEKRYNSILERIPAGRWGKPDDLKGIAIFLASRASDYMNGFTVAVDGGYLGR is encoded by the coding sequence GTGAATGAATTGTTCGATTTGACAGGAAAAGTAGCTGTAATAACAGGTGGAAATAGAGGAATTGGGAAAAGTATTGCATCTGGGTTGGCTAGTGCTGGGGCAAATATAGTTATAATTGCTAGAAATGTTGGTGAAGACGTACTTCATGAAATAAGAAAAGAAGGGGTTGATGTGATAGGTATTAATTTTGACTTATCGAACTTTCAAGAGTACGAAACAGTGGTCCAAAAAGTAATAGCAGAATTTGGAAAAGCTGATATTTTAGTGAATAACGCTGGCGTACAAATTCGTCATCCATCTGTTGAATTTCCAAAGAATGATTGGGATGCTGTTATTGATATTAATACAAATGCTGTATTTTTTCTCTGCCAAGCATTCGGTAAACATATGCTAGAGAGGAAGAGTGGAAAAATTATTAATCTAGCATCGATGCTTTCATATGAAGGTGGTTATCTCGTGCCAGCTTATGCTGCGAGTAAAGGAGCTGTTAAGCAATTTACTCAATCTTTATCTAATGAATGGGCGGAATTTGGAATTAATGTTAACTGTATTGCACCGGGTTACTTTGAAACAGATATGAACACAGCAATTATTGAAGATGAGAAGCGTTACAATAGTATTTTAGAACGAATTCCTGCAGGTAGATGGGGGAAACCAGATGATTTAAAAGGTATCGCAATATTTTTAGCATCACGAGCATCTGATTATATGAATGGATTTACTGTAGCTGTGGATGGTGGATATTTAGGAAGATAA
- a CDS encoding IclR family transcriptional regulator: protein MSNVQSIERAFTILKVLSNNPDGLRITVLAENSSLTKSTTHRITSTLVNLGYVQQDPETEKYMLGNQLIKLTSVMLNNMDVIKVAEPYLVNLSRDVNETVHLCVENNGEVLYVDKKEKNQNIRMYSTIGSRAPLYCTAVGKVLLSGMNPIYFEEVINNMTFELRTALTITSQEKLRKEIEKVKVQGYALDNVENEEGIRCIASPIYDYKGNIIASFSISGPTNRVSLDRVNTELVKKVNMTSKLISEQFGYIKKESI, encoded by the coding sequence ATGTCAAACGTTCAATCTATTGAACGTGCTTTTACAATTTTAAAGGTACTTTCAAATAATCCCGATGGTTTAAGAATAACTGTATTGGCTGAAAATTCTAGCTTAACAAAAAGTACAACACATAGAATTACTTCAACACTTGTAAATTTAGGTTATGTTCAACAAGATCCTGAAACTGAAAAATATATGCTTGGTAATCAATTAATAAAATTAACAAGTGTGATGTTAAACAACATGGATGTAATTAAGGTTGCAGAACCCTACCTTGTTAATTTATCTAGAGATGTTAATGAAACGGTTCATTTATGTGTGGAAAATAATGGGGAAGTCCTTTATGTAGATAAAAAAGAAAAGAATCAGAACATCAGGATGTATTCTACAATCGGAAGTCGGGCTCCCCTCTATTGTACTGCTGTTGGTAAAGTTCTTCTTTCTGGCATGAATCCAATTTATTTTGAAGAAGTTATTAATAACATGACTTTTGAATTACGGACTGCACTAACCATTACCTCACAAGAGAAGCTTAGGAAGGAAATAGAAAAAGTAAAAGTACAAGGATATGCATTGGACAATGTTGAAAATGAAGAAGGAATTCGCTGTATAGCTTCACCTATTTATGATTACAAAGGTAATATAATAGCAAGTTTTAGTATATCAGGTCCTACTAATAGAGTGTCGCTTGATAGAGTAAATACTGAATTAGTAAAAAAAGTTAATATGACTTCTAAGTTAATTTCTGAACAATTTGGATACATAAAAAAAGAAAGTATTTAG